AACCCGGCCCGCTTCGACCTGAAGAAGTGCGAGGCGATCAACGGCGACCACATCCGCCTGCTGGATGTGAAGGACTTCACGGAACGCTGCGCGCCATGGCTGCGGGCCCCCTTCGCACCGTGGGCTCCGGAGGCCTTCGACGAGGCGAAGTGGCTGGCGATCGCGCCCCACGCGCAGACCCGCCTGAAGGTGCTGTCGGAGATCACGGACAACGTCGACTTCCTGTTCCTGGCGGAGCCGGTCGCGGACGAGGCGTCGTGGGCCAAGGCGATGAAGGAGGGCAGCGACGCGCTGCTGCGTACGGCCCGCGAGAAGCTGGAGTCGGCGGACTGGACCTCGGCGGAGTCGTTGAAGGAGGCCGTCCTGGCCGCCGGCGAGACCCACGGCCTCAAGCTCGGCAAGGCCCAGGCCCCGGTCCGCGTCGCCGTCACCGGCCGCACGGTCGGTCTCCCGCTCTTCGAATCCCTGGAGATCCTGGGCAAGGAGAAGACCCTCGCCCGCATCGACGCGGCCATGGCGAAGCTCACGTCGTAACGCCGTCACGGAACACCGGACGGGCCGCCCGGCACCGGGATAACCCCCGAATCCCCAGCCGTCCGGCTGTACCGTCAGTGTCATGGTGATCAGAGCTGTTGTCTGGGACGTCGACGACACCCTCTTCGACTACACCACGGCCGACCGTGCCGGAATGCGCGCGCACCTTGTGGCTGAGGGCCTGCTCGGCGGAGCCGAGTCCGTGGAGCAGGCCCTGGTGCGTTGGCGGGAGGTCACGGACCGGCAGTGGGCTCGGTTCGCCGCGGGGGAGGCGTCGTTCGAGGGGCAGCGGAGGGACCGGGTGCGGGTGTTCCTGGGCGAGGAGCTGACCGACGCCGAGGCCGACGCCTGGTTTCTGCGGTACATCGCGCACTACGAGGCCGCCTGGGCGCTCTTCCCGGACGTACTGCCCGCCCTGGACGCCCTCGCCGCCAGCCACCGGCACGCCGTGCTGTCCAACTCCAGCCTCACCGTCCAGGACCGCAAGCTGCGCATGCTCGGTGTGCACGACCGCTTCGAGGCCATCCTGTGCGCCGCGGAACTCGGTGTCTCCAAGCCGGAGGCCGGCGCCTTCCACGCGGCCTGCGAAGCCCTGGACCTCGCCCCGCGACACGTGGCGTACGTGGGCAACCACCCGGAGATCGACGGGCAGGGCGCCGCCGACGCCGGACTGCTGTCGGTGTGGATCGACCGCGCCACCGCGCACACCGGCGACGACAGGCCCGCCGGCCCGCACCGGATCGCCTCGCTCGCCGAACTCCCCGCGCTGCTCGGCGCGGATACCCGTTTTGGAGCCCCGTCCACCTTCAGGTAATGTTCTTCCTGCGCCGCCGGAGAGCGGGCCGAGAGGCCGGGAACCGGAGGCGCAAGCTAGAACGAGATCCCCTGAGGGGCTTGCGTTCCAGTGGCCTATGGTGTAATTGGCAGCACGACTGATTCTGGTTCAGTTAGTCTTGGTTCGAGTCCAGGTAGGCCAGCTCGCAGAGCTCATCTGCAAAGCCCCCGTTGTGTAGCGGCCTAGCACGCTGCCCTCTCAAGGCAGTAGCGCCGGTTCGAATCCGGTCGGGGGTACGGCGATCTCCTTCGAGATGATCGCTAGGGCCCCCGTTGTGTAGCGGCCTAGCACGCCGCCCTCTCAAGGCGGTAGCGCCGGTTCGAATCCGGTCGGGGGTACAAACTGGTCTAAACCACATTGGTCTATGGTGTAATTGGCAGCACGACTGATTCTGGTTCAGTTAGTCTAGGTTCGAGTCCTGGTAGACCAGCTCGGATCTGCGGCGGTGTAAATTAAACGCTTGCAAGATCCTCGCCCCCGTTGTGTAGCGGCCTAGCACGCCGCCCTCTCAAGGCGGTAGCGCCGGTTCGAATCCGGTCGGGGGTACACACAGTGAAGGCCCTCCACTTCGGTGGGGGGCCTTCGTCATTCCCGGCTCACTCGAAGCCGTAGCGCCGCGCCGCCTCCTCCTCCTGGGCGACCCGGCGCAGGGTGTGCAGCACCGGCTCCAGCAGAACCGTCCCCAGGACCGCGATCTCGACCTTCTCCGCCTCCGACGAGTGGGTCTCCACGAAGTTCAGGTCGAGTACGGCCACCTCATGCATCAACCGGGCGTACGGCAGCGTAAGTTCGATGTCCCAGGTGTAGCCGAGACGCCGGAATGCCGCCAGCCCCACCACCAGAGAGCGGTAGGCGGGAGAAATGGTGCTCAGCGCCTGGGCGTTCGACCAGCCGAGGCGCTCCAGCAGCTGCTCCACCTCGCCGCGAGCCGACTGTACGAACTCGTCGTCCTCGTCCGGCTCGGGAACCTGCGGCAGTGCCCACAGTGCCGCGCCCATGCGGATGGTCCGGCCGAGGGAGTCGTCGTCGATGTGCCCCAGTACCTCCCGGGCCGTCGCCACCGGGAGCCGGCCGATCTGGATCAGCGCCCGGACCACACGCAGTCGGCGAAGGTGATCCTCGTCGTACTCGGCGGTCCTCGCGTTGATCTGGCGACCCGGCGCCAACAGCCCTTCGCGCAGGTAGTACTTGATGGTCGCGATGGGCACACCGCTGCGCTTGCTCAACTCCGCCAGCCGCACCTCTTGCGCCTCTCCTTGGAAACTGCCACTATCCAACCATTGCTCAGAAGGATAGCGCCGGTATCCAACCAGGGGCTACGGGGGTTGCCATGTTCGCAAAGCCGGTTCCAGCACCAGTGGCTGCCGGTCTTCCTGTCGATGTTTCGCAGGTGCCGGTCGAGCGGCGGGGGCGGTTCGTGAAGGACCGCTTCGCGCACCGCTCGTCGCGGGCGCGGAATCCGCAGGCGGAGAAGTCGCAGGTGGAGCAGGAGACTGCCTGACCGGGGGGATCGGGGAGGGTCTGCCGCGGCGTTGAGGCGGACCCTCCCCGAGGGCGTCCCCGAACCTCAGCCCGTGCGGCGCAGGGCCTCGGAGAGGCGGGCCGCGGCATCGATGACCGCCTGGGCGTGCATACGGCCCGGGTGGCGGGTGAGACGCTCGATGGGGCCGGAGACCGAGACGGCGGCCACTACTCGGTTGGAGGGGCCGCGTACGGGCGCGGAGACGGAGGCGACGCCCGGCTCGCGCTCGCCGATGGACTGAGCCCACCCCCGGCGTCGTACGCCCGAGAGCGCGGTGGCGGTGAAGCGGGCGCCCTGGAGGCCGCGGTGCAGGCGCTCCGGCTCCTCCCAGGCCATGAGGATCTGGGCGGAGGAGCCCGCCTTCATCGTGAGCGTCGAGCCGACCGGGACCGTGTCCCGAAGACCGGACAGACGTTCCGCCGCGGCGACGCAGATACGCATGTCGCCCTGGCGGCGGTAGAGCTGCGCGCTCTCGCCCGTGATGTCCCGGAGGTGGGTGAGCACCGGGCCCGCGGTGGCGAGGAGACGGTCCTCGCCCGCGGCCGCGGCCAGTTCTGCCAGGCGCGGGCCGAGAATGAAACGGCCCTGCATGTCGCGCGCCACCATACGGTGGTGTTCCAGAGCCACGGCCAGGCGGTGCGCCGTGGGTCGTGCCAGCCCGGTCGCCGCGACCAGACCCGCGAGGGTGGCCGGACCGGACTCCAGGGCGCTCAGGACAAGGGCTGCCTTGTCCAGAACGCCGACGCCGCTGCTGTTGTCCATGAAACGATACTCGCGTCTCACTCTGTGAAACGCAAGTTCAATTTTCCGTGGAACACGCCACTCTGGAAGACACGAAGGCACAGCGGCCCGCGGACCAACGGGCCCGGCGGTGGGCGTCCGCGAACAGGGGCGCGGGCGCTGCCTCCTCAAGATCTCTAGTTGGGTCGGCGCAACTCTGGCCGGCCGGAGGGAAAGCGATGGGTAGGACACTCGCGGAGAAGGTCTGGGACGACCATGTCGTCCGGCGCGCCGAGGGCGAGCCCAACCTCCTCTTCATCGATCTGCACCTGCTGCACGAAGTGACCAGCCCGCAGGCCTTCGACGGCCTCCGGCAGGCGGGGCGTCCGGTGCGCCGCCTCGACCTCACCATCGCCACCGAGGATCACAACACCCCGACCCTCGACATCGACAAGCCCATCGCGGACCCGGTCTCCCGGGCCCAGCTGGAGACGCTGCGCAAGAACTGCGCCGAGTTCGGTGTGCGTCTGCACCCGCTGGGCGACGTCGAGCAGGGCGTGGTCCATGTCGTCGGACCGCAGCTGGGCCTCACCCAGCCCGGCACGACCGTCGTGTGCGGCGACTCCCACACCTCCACGCACGGTGCCTTCGGCGCGCTGGCGTTCGGTATCGGCACCTCCCAGGTCGAGCACGTACTGGCCACCCAGACGCTGCCGCTGGCCCGCCCCAGGACCATGGCCATCACCGTCGAGGGCGAACTGCCCGACGGCGTCACGGCCAAGGACCTGATCCTGGCGATCATCGCCAGGATCGGTACGGGCGGCGGCCAGGGCTACATCCTGGAGTACCGCGGCTCCGCCATCGAGAAGCTTTCGATGGAGGCCCGGATGACCATCTGCAACATGTCGATCGAGGCCGGCGCCCGCGCGGGCATGATCGCCCCCGACGAGACCACCTTCGCGTACCTCAAGGGCCGCCCGCACGCGCCCGAGGGTGCCGACTGGGACGCGGCGGTGGAGTACTGGAAGACGCTGCGCACCGACGAGGACGCCGTCTTCGACGCCGAGGTCCTCATCAACGCCGACGAGCTGTCCCCGTTCGTCACCTGGGGCACCAACCC
This genomic window from Streptomyces sp. DG2A-72 contains:
- a CDS encoding HAD family hydrolase, translated to MVIRAVVWDVDDTLFDYTTADRAGMRAHLVAEGLLGGAESVEQALVRWREVTDRQWARFAAGEASFEGQRRDRVRVFLGEELTDAEADAWFLRYIAHYEAAWALFPDVLPALDALAASHRHAVLSNSSLTVQDRKLRMLGVHDRFEAILCAAELGVSKPEAGAFHAACEALDLAPRHVAYVGNHPEIDGQGAADAGLLSVWIDRATAHTGDDRPAGPHRIASLAELPALLGADTRFGAPSTFR
- a CDS encoding MerR family transcriptional regulator, with protein sequence MRLAELSKRSGVPIATIKYYLREGLLAPGRQINARTAEYDEDHLRRLRVVRALIQIGRLPVATAREVLGHIDDDSLGRTIRMGAALWALPQVPEPDEDDEFVQSARGEVEQLLERLGWSNAQALSTISPAYRSLVVGLAAFRRLGYTWDIELTLPYARLMHEVAVLDLNFVETHSSEAEKVEIAVLGTVLLEPVLHTLRRVAQEEEAARRYGFE
- the ndgR gene encoding IclR family transcriptional regulator NdgR; amino-acid sequence: MDNSSGVGVLDKAALVLSALESGPATLAGLVAATGLARPTAHRLAVALEHHRMVARDMQGRFILGPRLAELAAAAGEDRLLATAGPVLTHLRDITGESAQLYRRQGDMRICVAAAERLSGLRDTVPVGSTLTMKAGSSAQILMAWEEPERLHRGLQGARFTATALSGVRRRGWAQSIGEREPGVASVSAPVRGPSNRVVAAVSVSGPIERLTRHPGRMHAQAVIDAAARLSEALRRTG
- the leuC gene encoding 3-isopropylmalate dehydratase large subunit — protein: MGRTLAEKVWDDHVVRRAEGEPNLLFIDLHLLHEVTSPQAFDGLRQAGRPVRRLDLTIATEDHNTPTLDIDKPIADPVSRAQLETLRKNCAEFGVRLHPLGDVEQGVVHVVGPQLGLTQPGTTVVCGDSHTSTHGAFGALAFGIGTSQVEHVLATQTLPLARPRTMAITVEGELPDGVTAKDLILAIIARIGTGGGQGYILEYRGSAIEKLSMEARMTICNMSIEAGARAGMIAPDETTFAYLKGRPHAPEGADWDAAVEYWKTLRTDEDAVFDAEVLINADELSPFVTWGTNPGQGAPLSSAVPDPASYEDASERHAAERALEYMGLEAGQPLRSIKVDTVFVGSCTNGRIEDLRAAAEILKDRKVADGVRMLVVPGSARVGLQAVSEGLDLVFKEAGAEWRHAGCSMCLGMNPDQLAPGERSASTSNRNFEGRQGKGGRTHLVSPQVAAATAVLGHLASPADLNDQAAVRTPAGV